A window of Gallus gallus isolate bGalGal1 chromosome 3, bGalGal1.mat.broiler.GRCg7b, whole genome shotgun sequence genomic DNA:
ACAGTGGTAGCTTGACCCATTTCTCTTACAGtcttcagagaagaaagtgtGCACTTAAAGTTCTGGTTAACGAGGAGACAAAGTAAGGAATGTGAACACGGCCAGTGTAATTTAATCTTATTGATGTAGGTTGCAGCGATGTGCTTGTTTGACTTGGAAGCAGTAGCAAAGCCCTGCTGGGGGCCTCTGAGGAAACTGCAGCAATCGAGTTAACCTCAGAATAGTAATGCAGACCCTCATCCTGGATGTGATGCGAACATCTGAAGTAGTTTGGGTGTCAGCAAGTTGTGccggggaggttcaggctgcaTGTTAGGAAAcgtttcttctctgaaagagtggtgaggcaatGGCACAGAGTGCacagggggtggtggggtcaccatccctggggtgTTCCacaaacatttagatgttgtactgagggacatggtttagtgggataatggtggtggtaggtggatggttggactggatgatcttggaggtcttttttcCAACCTTCTGTGATCGtgatggaaaaaatgacatGCTTTTAATCAAAACTAAAACGTCTTCCTAATGCTGAACTCTAAAAGCAGGTCTGAAGGGTTCGTCTTTGCTCTTTCTAAAACCGTCCTTCGGTGCTGAGTAAATGTTACCTTGTTTTTCTGTGACTGCAATATTGACTAATATGGGTGTATTCTTTTCCTGTCTACCCATGATGGCCTGATGCTCATTTTGTCTCTGGCAAACTCTCCCAAATGTCCCCGCTGTAGGAGTGTACTTCTGAAATCTGTTAGTCACACTCCCAGTGTTGCCTCATGCGAACTGTTCCCAAAATCAattctgtgccactgcctgcaGAACTGAATGGAGTTAGATATCATCTCAGGGGGATCACAAACCGCAGTTTCAAGTCTTGTTTGATATGACTAATGCTGTAATCATGCGTCTGTAAGTCCTGCCATTCCTGCCTAGTTTTATTCCTGAGGTATTTTCTCATCGGCGTTCCCTTGTCAAGTGTACTGTTCCAAACTCTGAGAGCAGGAACTGATTTCTGTTATTCTGGAGCACTTCCTACTCTTGTGTATATGCTTTTATAGGTCATGAGGCAGTTCTTTTGCATATTAGAGCCTCCGCATGCCTGCAACTGCTCAGTGATAGCACCAGCACCTAGCAGTCCAGATGCTGGAAGGATCCTGCTTGAATTTGAAACCCTAACATTTCTTATTCTCTGAATTAAAGACCCTTCAAGATGCAGGGCTTCATTTCCAAGTTGTCATTTCCAACACCTGTGCcaaaagaagctgaaatatttAGTAAGGCTGAGTTACAAATTTTGTGTTGGAGCCACAGCAAATGAAGTAAATCCTTGACAAGAGGGTTTGGGTGGAACTGTTGATTTCATTGGGATCAGATTTTTGCTCTGAGCTTTCTGCATAAGCTCATTTCTAATGCAATAGTGAAGACCAAAAAGGGGTGGTTGGCACTCCAGCAAATGATTTTGAGGCAAACTGAGCAGCAGACTCTATTTTTGGAGAGCTGTGTTGTGCATGATGCAAGAAGAACAGAGTGAGGCTTTAAAGGCAAAatcatctttcttctgcttttcagccaACACCTGAGCACTGGGTGTGACTCGTGTCCTACCCAGCTATATGTTTGAAATGCACTGGCAGTCTAGCAGGGGTGGTGTTGACCTTGGAGTGGATAGGAGGcgtgtgctctgtgctggataTCTGCTGTCAGTTCCTGCATTCGTGACCCCTTGCGCTGTATCAACTGGCCCTGCCTTTCTGACAAATCCATGCTTGTAACCTTTGGGATCTTTCACCTTCTGTAGTTTGTTCAGATACATcctccactgctgaaatgctaTCTCCATGTCCTGCCTCTTTCCTTTGTTCTACATGTTCCcttttgaaaatacagcaaaataaatggaCTGTGGGTAGAATAAACTGTCTCTGAACAGATGGTATTCCTGAACGGATGTGCGTTTGGTGGAAGAAAGGAATATTGTACTAGATAATATGCAAACAGAACTGAAGCTTTGCAACATTCTGCAAAACTGCTGCTATCGAAGATCCTTGCATTGTATCCGGAAGATTGCTAAAGGATTCTCTTGTATGTAGTTTTCCCTGTAGctgaaaggaaggggaaaaggaaggagaggggTGTGTGAGATGCAAAGCACTTTGtgtgaaaattattttgcctCGAGTTTGTTGCATGTTCCTCTGTGATATTCTTATCTAGCATGGCCATAGTTGTTGCAAATTAGGGCATAAGATTTAAATCACTTCTATGAGAGTTCGGCACAACTGATGAAAATGGTGATATGTTTCCACTTGGACCTGGAATAATGTACATCCTTTGtaccctttctttctctgtcctcCCCCAGCCTCTGGTTAGCAATACATTTCTTGTGAAAAGGTTCAATTCTGTTGAAGGTTCCTCTGAATTCTGTCCTCTTGATCTGCAATGAGGAGATGACCAGACCCAACGTACGAATTCATTGCTATGCTCATCTCCAAGCTGTGGTTTTGCTCCAGGCGTTATCAGCCTTTGTGGCCTTTCAGTTCTCTCCCTTCCACCTGCTGAATGGCCTCAGAGTACATTCATGGCAGTAAGTGTGCGTGGGTGCGTAATGGCAGTGCAGCAAGCGAGCATCCTGCTCCGAACCACCTGAGGCATCTGTGGGAGCAGGTGAAGTCTTCTCATTTGCAACACTGACCTGCCAGGGAGCACTGAACTTGTCATGCAGAAAATGCAGTGGATACTGTTTTAAAAGGTCACTTTCTGACAGAtacagccagggctgctgctgtagcTTTGGTTTGGATTATTGCAGTTGTGCTCGTGTGCTCTGTTGCAAGAAGAGAGACACCTGGAGATGCGAAGGTGTTGCTGAAGCAAGATCAGTCTAGCACGTGCCTTCAGGCTGCAGAACTGCTTGCTGATAACCAATTGCTGGAGCTGTCCTTGCTGTGGTCTTTGTGCAGTTTTGCTTGGGTCAGCTACCTCGGGAGTATGCAGGACATGCCATGCAAGATCACTAGGTTTGCTGATGGCAAGGTCCACAAACCTGTAGTGCCCAGTGATTATTGTCAGGTCAGCTGTAGCTGATTGGCAATCCCTTGAGGTACGATTACGTGAGTGAGAACGTTATTAGTTTTGTCAGGAAGGTTGCCATCCAAGCTTCCTGTTCAGTCGACTTGATAATCCAGCCTTTCTGCCCAAATAGGAAAGGTATGgcatgtgtaatgttttctcccttgCTCATACCCTAAGTAGCTGACTTTTCTACTCCTCATTTAGTCACCTCTTAATATTTTCAAGAGACTCTTTGTCTGTTTCAGAgcacatacacacatgtatgTGATAAGCCATGtatgttctgtttgttttcttttttaaaatgctggtCTCCTGATTCTCTGCAACTCActttctggaagaaatgagGCTCTCAGCGaagttataaataaaacaactctGTAGACTTGAAAGCTTTCTCTGTCTTAATTTAACTGAATAACTCTATTGCTGGTCATAAGTTTCCTGCTGAAGGGTTGTAGTGTTCCTCTGTAAAATAAAGTGCCTGTGCAGGCAATCTGAAACGGCCCTGTTTCAGTCTGGTAGATGTGGGTATTTAGGAAGTAGCTTTGACATGATGTTTGTCCAGGTTCCCACAGCTGCCCTGACTTAGTAACCTTCTCATCCTGGTGTTCTTTGGGCAGCCGTGGCTTATGCAGGTGGCAGAGCTATGACAGAGGCCAGGATAGATGCGAGTGACAAGAATCAGTGGCTTAGTAACCCTTGGACAGCATGGATACAGCTCAGGGCTACGGAGAACAAATGCCCCttgcagaggaggaagaagaataTTTGAGAATGCCTGGAGAGATGCAGACTCCTGCTACAGATGGGTAGGTCCATCTGTAGTTTCTCCCTTTGCAGTTTGCCTCCTGTAGTAAGCTGCTGTGGTCAGTCCGCCTTCTGTTgtcctccttctcttccaacACATCCAGAGTGAAGCAGGACAACCTGTTTCAAAGCAGTGCAGCCTGCtttattccttctttcagcAAGCAGGCGACATAGGAGCTCACATCTTGTGCATCTTAGAGGCAGAGAATGTGCTACTGCAAAAAGAGGCCTTTTCATAGTTCAAGGAATTTTTCCTGTGTAATATTGCAATGTCACATAAGTGCAGATGTTGTTCATTTACCAGGAGTTCAAAGTTCAGGTAGACTATTCTTCGAAATagtctgtggggttttttttaggcTTTGATCAAGTTTCTGAATacgaaagaaaaacaaggagagCATAATTCTTTTCAGCACGTTTACCTGCTGGATTTGTTTATCAAACATACTTTAAGCAAAGAAATGATAAGACAGTGGATGGATGTCTGTGCTGAGGGAGCACTGAGGCCATGTTTACTTCTGGAGTTTGCAGTTTGCTTTAGGAGAGATTGCTTCCTACACAGCCCAGCAGACTTCTGTAGACCTCACAGACTTGACAGGCACAAACCccaattaaaaatagaagtttcTTTAGAGCCTTGCCTTCAAGATACCTAAAGCCAGAGGAGCTGACAGTCAGCAAGCAGTGCCTGCTCCCCAGGGTGTGGTACTGTGGTGTGGGGGTGTGGGACACGCTGGGCTGGGGGATGTGATCCCCACCTCCTCACCACAGCCCTCCTGGAGCCCCTGCTACGGAAGCCaagtgctggggctgcctgccATGGGGCTTTTAGCCCAGGGCTCGGAGTCGCAGCTGAGTTGCTCTGGAGCCACGTTTGGCTGCTCCCAATTTTGCTTATCCTGGGTTATTCATCTTTTAAGCCTATGCTGAAGTAGCACTGTGGAGGTGCTTCCAAAATCCTGCTGTGAAATTTAAAATGCGAAGAGGAATGTTTTGATAAGACTTAGTGGTCTTACATTGGTGTACtggcattttatttcttgttatttCAGGTCTTTTGCCCCCGTGCCCTAGGACTCCATTCATTTTGAGCTGTCACCTTATCTTCCACCTTCCTCCCTCTTATCAGCTTCAGCTGTCTCTTTCCTTACTTATTTCAACCTTCTGCCTTCTGTGGATGATGCAGCTGAGCATAATTTATAACCTGGAGGCAGAAGGCTGTGCCAGGGTTCGGGTTGCAAATAGGTTGCAGCTAGCAAATAAATGTTGAGGAGGGTATGGGTAGCACTGTTGGCTGAGGAGAGGAAAGCAAGGCAGACAGGGATGAGTGTTTTCCTTCTACTAACAGTCTGTCTTACCTTGCCTGTGTCTCGTGGAGCAATACGTGGTACAGTCCTGTTAGCAGCAGACACTGTGACTGGCTGGGAAGATAGGTTTGTGATTAGAACAGTTGTTTCATTTCTTGATGTTGCCAGATAactaatctttttcttttcctttttgtctgaAATGAACTGTCACACCCTCACATGAAGAAGCTGGAAGGACTTACTCTATTGCTTCCTTAGAGGAGCAGTCAGACGAACATACCTTCAGTTGCATAAGTGATATGTAACAGGATCTTGCAATCATTTTGATTTAGTACGCTTCTTTGTGGGTCACTTCAGACATGCATTGTTGTTCAGGTGTTGTGTGATTTCATAATCTTATGATGTAGAGTCAAAACTGAGGAACTGTCTGTCAAACTGCTGGGACCCCCTGAGAGCATTGCTTGAAAGCCATCCCTCGTAGAAATGTGAATCAAACTGTGGCGACGAAGGTAAATTTGTAGGGATCAAACTTGTGGCTGTCCTGAGGTCAGCACTGAACTTAATGATTCGGCTGACAGATTTCTCCTCGTCTTTTCTTGATGCACATAAATTTTACTGACAGATCTGTctgaaatggcatttttttctactgctatCATCTGCAGATTAAATGGAAACTGACATGCCAACTCACCTGCTTTGTTTCATCAGTTAATTCCTTTCTCTGGGGACGCTAGCAGATGACTGCAGCAGTGATAGTGTTACTGCTTGCTGCCTGAGCCATGATAATGCTGCCTTTCCCTTCTGGCTAGTCTGCTGAAAGGGTGAAATAAGAACTGTGTAACCACCATGTCTGCTACTGTGACGTACTGGAAAGTGGAAGCTTCAATGCATATGATTTCCCTTTTCATAATTAACTCTTACAAACAAAATCACCCTCACCTTGAGTGCAGTGATAACTTGAAAACACAGGATGGTTTGTGCCTTACTCATAAGGCTCCTCACCTTTCTCATAAGGTGCTGTCTCAAGGTTTTTTAGCATAGGGAACCTCTGTTGCTTTGAAACACAGATGTAGAGTGAGTCCAAACATACCGGTAGGTAGCAATGCAGGAACTTGGTAAAGAGCATGTAGATTGGAACATTTCTATCATTAATGGGGCTTTCAAGTCCAGTTAATTGCTGGGGGTTTTTGGAGTACATATCTTAAGCATTGGGAAACATTTCTAGGTGGGATGAATCGAAGCAGTTGCATCAGTCTTCCTGGGCCAGTTTCCACTGTTTGAGTAATGACAGTTTAATCACTCATTATGCTGCAGCTTGTGATCTTTAAATATATCCTGTATGCTTTGCAGGTACTGCATGAGGCAGAATTTCCTTAATGTGAGGGCTGTGCTCTAATCTGCCACCTGTGGCCTGCTGGAATTGCACTTCTCCTCTCTAGTCCTCACATTTGAGTAAGAAATGTGATTCTTTCTCCAGCGCAATGTGAATTTCCATTGGATCCCCAGCCTGACTTGCTCCAAGCTAATGCAGACTTCTGAAAACTGCTAAGCACATGTTTGTCTTTGGTAATCAGCTGTGGATTTTACACATCCCTTAtcagcacagaaataatttgttgCTGCTAGAATGCATACAGCACTGAAGCACGGGGgcttttcttccaaagaaaatcTCTAGAAGGGCAGGTTAAAAAATAATCGTATTGATTTTGCTCTAACAGTGTTGGCATGGTACTTATCGTTGCATTATTAGCTCTGTTTCCTGGACTTGGGTGGTTTGGATTAGGAGAGAAGCAGTGCCTAATGAAAGGCATGCTGGCTTTCGTTACAAGCCTCATTTTGCTCTCCATCCGTCACCCCAAAAGCAGCCTATCCTCTACTTTTAAACTTGCAGTCTATAGCTATCAGCAAGGTCGGAGGCTTTCTGCGAGGTTTGATGTGAGCTGGTAAACACATCCTGAAAATCTCAGGATGAGAAGAACCAAGAACTTCCTGTCGTCCTTTCGGAGAGATGAATGATTAGATCAGGCTAGTAACTGGAGTAACAGTTGGCTTAGACTGAGTCAAAGAACCAGCCTTTTGCCAAGAACGTTGCCTCTGAAAACCTTAATGCAGCGTATCAAAAAAACTGCTGTGGCTTTATGCTGCTCGAGGGTGGAAAGTTGGGCCCAGCATGCAAAGCCTGTGCTCTTAAATTGCATCCTGTCTGAAGGGGATCATCTTAATGGGGAAGGGTTAGTTAGATGGGTCACAAAGAGACCCTCTCTCCTGTAGGACAAGAAGGGGGTTGTGGTAACCAGCATAGCTGGCCTGACTTCCTCTGTACCCCTTCTCAACACTGTGTCAGTTCCTTCTGCGTGAAGGAAGAGACTGAGACATCTTCTTCTCATCTGCACGAAGCTGATGGTGGCTGGTCTCACaaagcctgcagagctgctcaagAGAATACGTTATTTTATTGAAACAAATCAGGTTGTTGTAGACTCATTTTGCAAATATTCTACCATGTCGTAAGTCATCTCGGTGAACTAAAGTACTGTTAGCAAATGTTAAGATTTGAAGTTTCTAGGAGAGTGCAACTTCATCACAAATAACTGActttaaataaattactttctACAGATCCAGCCCTATGAGAAGATAAAGGCCAGAGGACTGCCCGATAACATTGCTTCTGTCTTGAACAAGCTGGTAGTGGTGAAACTAAATGGCGGCTTGGGCACAAGCATGGGTTGTAAAGGCCCCAAAAGTCTTATCGGAGTGCGGAATGAGAACACCTTCTTGGATCTGACGGTTCAGCAGATTGAGGtaatttttaatatgctttgaGTGTTGGTGTGGATGCTTCAAGGGATCTGTGTGCTTGAGACCAACTTAGAGCTGAAATTTTTGCTGATACAGAAACCCTTCCTGTGACAAATATGGTCTCAACTGAACACAAGACCCAATAAGTGGTCATGCTTTCCCTTTTTGAGGTAAGAGGGAGTTGGAATCCAATTCTTGTTTTGCATGCTGGCTTTTGGAGCTGCACTTTGGAATAAAGCATTCCCTTTCTACACGAGAGGAAGCAATATGTACTGAAGCATCTGAGCCATAGGAGAGATCACAGTGGAGACTTAtcaaaagagagaaggaaagggagcTTGTTTACTGTGCTAGTGGTGAAGCAGAGAGCTGTTTTGGAAGGAGTGGGCAGTAGAGATGTGCAGCACACGTGGACGAAAGGGATGGAGCAACGGGGGATTTACATCTGTCCTCTCTGCACATGTTACTGGAAGTGTAATGCAGCCTGTGTGCACCAACCCTGAACAGTGGTGGTTGTGTCCTGTAACACAAGGCATCAGATTGTGGAGCTGACTTCTGACTCTTCCAGGTGCAGGTCTGAGGGCTTTTTCACGTGCCTTGGAACAAAGCTCTTCCGAGCAGCTCAGAGTTCCTTGTCAGATGGAAACACTCATCATGGAAGTGAGGGCTAGGATTTTCCtctgaggaaacaaaataaaagaacagcTGTTGGTGTCGAGAGAGGACACTTCAGCTTATGTTTTTAATGCTGAATATTCCTCTTGCAGCAAATACTTAGGATGATCATCAGAGGAGGAAATGGGGGTGTGCCTGTTCCCTACTTTCTAGATCTCCAGCCATTTGTGCCtctgtgtggtttttgtttggaGTGGCTCTACCGTGTATATGAGCTACTCCAATAGAAGACTTAAATTTTTATCCAACTAATGCAGCTCTACTCTTCCCTTGTTGTGGGTGCTTTCTCAAAAGGATCATTGTGGTGTAGACTCCACCAGAGGTGAACGATACCAAGTATTTCCCAGCAGATGAAGGTGATCTAACATACCAAGTTATCAACCCACTGCAgttcttgtggtttttttgtacTCTCCTTTGGTGGAACACtattctgttttccagtgtGTTTCCTTTTGCTGTGCTGTCCACATGGGTGtacttcagttctgtttttcagaattaatCAGAATCACCTTACCTCCCAGGTTGGCTTTAGAGCTGTGGGCCCACGGTCCTCAGTTTGGGATTCTTGCTTTCTTGGAGCTAACCAATTTAGTTTCATTCTCAATGCTTCTTCTCCTGATACTCTTTTCCATCTCATAGTTTGCCAAAAAGGCTCAAAAGTGCTTATTGTGCAGAATAGTTTTTGCAGCCTAACAGACTTTAATAATTTGGGGGAAAGCGTGCCTTTCGTAACCAACAGTTGGCTGAAATCTAAAACAGTCGTTCTGCAGTGCTCTTGAAATCTTGAATCTTCatgcagatttaaaaacaaagatcaATTATACGTTAATTAACATGGGCATTACCTTAGATACTTTACTACTTacaaggttttgttttccttcgcTTGATTTATTAATATATTCAATTAGTCTAAGAGTATTCCTCTTTTATCTAATAGTTAGACGAGGCAGACTGGAATTAATAAGCCTGTTTCCTTTTGCCACAAATCCTTAGGTGTCAGGAGTTAAAGCTGAACATTCACGCTGAATTTACCATTTCTTTCCCATCTCAGCACTTGAACAAAACCTACAACACCGATGTTCCTCTTGTTCTTATGAATTCCTTCAACACGGATGAAGACACAAAGAAAATCTTGCAGAAATACAGTCTCAGCCGAGTGAAAATATATACCTTTAATCAAAGCAGGTATGAACAACTTTTCTACTTGAGTGAAAGGGAACACTAGCTTGCGTTTTCTTATATTCCAAGTAGTTCTTAGTAGTAACAGGGACTTCTATATCCATATTCAGTCTCATTTTCTTGAAAGACTGGAATGTTGAGTAGAGTCAAAGGCAACGTATTAGAATTAGAGAGGGATTCAGGATGGGGCACAGTCTCAAGAAATGtgtgtaatggaatactggatGTTGGCCACTTGATTCCTGAATTTGCTTTTAGGATACCTGGGTTCTGGAGGGAGATGGAACAAACTCTAAAGTGGCTGATGATGTTGGAGGTGTATTTGGCTTGCTGTAAAGCTGCATATCAGAGAAAAACCGTTTCACTGCTTGGTCTGAGAACTGCCGTTTTAAATCCTGGAATGAGAGATTGCATTCTGCAATTTCCTAGCTACAGCTCAGGATTTGGATGAGTCTTTCCAATTCAGAGTATTTACAGTAACCTTGAAAGGGTGGAGTCAAAACTGTATGAAGAAGTCCACACAGTTGAACGTTAActactgtatttttgttttactttgtgcTATTCTGGCATTGGTGAGAACTTAAATGTTGTCTTCCCAGGTATCCTAGAATTAACAAGGAAACTCTGCTGCCAATAGCCAAGGATGTATCTTACTCAGGAGAGAATACGGAGTGCTGGTATCCCCCAGGCCACGGAGACATCTATGGCAGTTTCTATAACTCTGGTCTGCTGGATAACCTTAttgcagaggggaaggaatatatttttgtatCCAATATAGATAACTTGGGTGCTACTGTGGACCTTTATATTCTGAACCACCTTATGAACCCACCCAATGGAAAACGCTGTGAATTTGTCATGGAAGTCACCAACAAAACCAGGGCAGATGTGAAGGTAAATGCAGATAGGTGTGTAGCATGTCCGACTGCTTTCACATTGCTACAAATGTAAGCCTCTTGTCTCTTCCCTGTGTGTGAATTCAGACATGCATTAAATCTTCTTATAGCTATTTCAGGCACCTTTTAACACATCGGCTGTAGTCTAATTTGAGTGGCACACAATCAGCAAGTTTATaaagttttaattaaagaaacaaattggATCTAGGTTCTGGGCACCAGCAGACAGGGACAGCTTGAACTTGGCTGGTTACTGAAGACTGGTCATAACCTCTACCTTCTCCAAACTGTCATTTACACAAGGCAGAAGTTTGGGGATGGTAAAAGCAGAGTACTGAGGACTGGGATACAGCAGTTGTATTGCTACTGACTGAAAACTGTAAGCTCCTTATGCAGCTGTAAATGCGTGCATTACGCAACTCAGCTTGTCGTAGCTGCAAATCTGCTCCTGCCCCAGCCACCTGACTTTGCACAAAGTGCAGGTTTGACACCTTGTCCTGTGATTAGGCTGTGTATCAAGTATTCCTAGCAGGCAGTAATTTGTCATGTAACAGAACTTTGTATCTGTTCTCCTCAATACAATAAGGGGAAAAtgattttctccctgttcattagatattaaaaaagatCTGACAGTCCTCTGAAACCACAGAAATGCCACATAAAAATACAGAGCTTCATCTGTGGAGAGTCCAGGTTACTGAAGTACCACTTGTCTCTTTAGTAAATTCCAAGAGAGCACAACTAATTGACTCATTTAAATTTTGCTCCATAATCTAGCCGACTGGTGCCAAAGGTGGTTTTTGACAAAAACAGCACTTGCAAAAGATTCCCAACAACTTTCATTAACAGAATTAACTGTTCTGTTGATCTGAAATGTGATCATTTGACAGCTGTAATTTAAACGTGCTCTATAATTAGTAACCCAGTGAACACAAGTTTTCACTGAGGCTCAACTTTAAATGGCACCAAAGCAGTGCATgtgtttggggtggggggatggtTTCTCTGCTGCTATCTCATCAACAGGACCTAAAGCTGCTTCTTTAACCCCTGCAGGGTGGGACTCTCACGcaatatgaaaacaaactgaGACTGGTGGAGATCGCTCAGGTCCCGAAAGCACACGTGGATGAATTCAAGTCtgtctcaaaattcaaaatcTTCAATACAAACAATCTGTGGATTGCTCTGTCTGCAATTAAAAGGCTGCAAGAGAAAAACGCCATTGACATGGAGATCATTGTTAACCCAAAGGTAATCAGCTGGGAGGAGTTTAGAGCAAACAGACTCAAAGTAGTACTTGTTCTGTGTAACTAAACAAGGGCTGCTGCCTTCAAAAAGGAGCTGGTCTGCTGGTAAATGCAGAGCTGTGAATTAAGCTGTGCGAGTTGTCACTGAGTACCTTCACCTTCACTGCTTGTGTTTACATGAGTTTTCTCTTCCAGACTCTTGATGGAGGCTTGAATGTTATCCAGTTGGAGACTGCAGTTGGTGCTGCTATTAAGAGTTTTGAGAACTCTCTGGGAATAAATGTACCTCGTAGTCGTTTTCTGCCTGTTAAGACCACATCTGATCTCCTGCTTGTGATGTCTAATTTGTATAGTCTTAATGCTGGATCTCTAACAATGAGCGAGAAGCGTGAATTTCCAACCGTTCCTCTTGTCAAACTGGGAAGTTCCTTCACGAAGGTAAACTCCTATACTTACGctaagttttcttttctccctttgttaACAATAATCCATGACAACAAATGCATTAAAAGCGAGGTTTACTTTTCTCTACCTTGCCCTTGTCCAACCTGACCAAGAATGCCTCCAAGGAAAGGGCATCCCCCACCTCTGAGCAAactgtgccagagcctcaccacccttattgtaaaaaacttcttccttatatccaatcgAAATCCTCCCCTtatcctgtcacaacagaccctgctgaagagtctgtccccttctttcttatagccccccctttagatacctcaaggctgctctcaggtctctgtggagccttctcttctccaggctgtcaGATTTGTCAGATGTAGATTCCAGACACTGGAAATGAATTTTCAGGATGCTCCCATGCGTGTCTTAGTCCACAAATGGGTTTAAAACAGTCagcattctttcctttcccccaaAGGTTCAGGATTACCTGCGGAGGTTTGAAAGTATTCCAGATATGCTGGAACTGGATCACCTCACGGTTTCAGGCGATGTTACATTTGGGAAGAATGTTTCATTAAAGGTGAGTACTACCTTACCTCCCAGGTTGGCTTTAGAGCTATGGGCCCACGGTCCTCAGTTTGGGATTCTTGCTTTCTTGGAGCTAACCGATTTAGTTTCTTTCTCAATGCTTCCCTAGGATCTGAGGCACTTAGGTTTATTTGCCTTGTAGCTGTGATGATGAGCTGTGTTACCAGCTAACGTGGTAACATTCTTGCACCTAAAAGCAAGCAGGCATGATACAAGCACATACAGCAAACATCAATATTCAAATAAGGTATCACCTCTGCTTGTAATCTGACGGTATGTAATGTGCTGGTCTAATTACAATGCTGCCAGTATTGCTTGTTTTAAACCTTTGTGCAAAAAAACATATTtgcagaaacagctgaaatgcatATAGGCTCTGTCTGCTTTACAGCTGAAACTTAAACTGATCCTCCGAACACCACTAAATGTTGACT
This region includes:
- the UGP2 gene encoding UTP--glucose-1-phosphate uridylyltransferase isoform X1, giving the protein MSQAGPSQFQEVIRQELEYSMKVELDKILATAPSNELEHTKKDLEGFKKLFHRFLQEKGPSVDWGKIQRPPEDSIQPYEKIKARGLPDNIASVLNKLVVVKLNGGLGTSMGCKGPKSLIGVRNENTFLDLTVQQIEHLNKTYNTDVPLVLMNSFNTDEDTKKILQKYSLSRVKIYTFNQSRYPRINKETLLPIAKDVSYSGENTECWYPPGHGDIYGSFYNSGLLDNLIAEGKEYIFVSNIDNLGATVDLYILNHLMNPPNGKRCEFVMEVTNKTRADVKGGTLTQYENKLRLVEIAQVPKAHVDEFKSVSKFKIFNTNNLWIALSAIKRLQEKNAIDMEIIVNPKTLDGGLNVIQLETAVGAAIKSFENSLGINVPRSRFLPVKTTSDLLLVMSNLYSLNAGSLTMSEKREFPTVPLVKLGSSFTKVQDYLRRFESIPDMLELDHLTVSGDVTFGKNVSLKGTVIIIANHGDRIDIPAGAVLENKIVSGNLRILDH
- the UGP2 gene encoding UTP--glucose-1-phosphate uridylyltransferase, which encodes MSSFAKDFSKAMSQAGPSQFQEVIRQELEYSMKVELDKILATAPSNELEHTKKDLEGFKKLFHRFLQEKGPSVDWGKIQRPPEDSIQPYEKIKARGLPDNIASVLNKLVVVKLNGGLGTSMGCKGPKSLIGVRNENTFLDLTVQQIEHLNKTYNTDVPLVLMNSFNTDEDTKKILQKYSLSRVKIYTFNQSRYPRINKETLLPIAKDVSYSGENTECWYPPGHGDIYGSFYNSGLLDNLIAEGKEYIFVSNIDNLGATVDLYILNHLMNPPNGKRCEFVMEVTNKTRADVKGGTLTQYENKLRLVEIAQVPKAHVDEFKSVSKFKIFNTNNLWIALSAIKRLQEKNAIDMEIIVNPKTLDGGLNVIQLETAVGAAIKSFENSLGINVPRSRFLPVKTTSDLLLVMSNLYSLNAGSLTMSEKREFPTVPLVKLGSSFTKVQDYLRRFESIPDMLELDHLTVSGDVTFGKNVSLKGTVIIIANHGDRIDIPAGAVLENKIVSGNLRILDH